The Streptomyces cynarae genome contains a region encoding:
- a CDS encoding GntR family transcriptional regulator, translated as MTSVPTPIPSRTQYVLEGIKHRILTGQLTPGQALVETELAAQFGVSKTPVREALKTLAGTGLVVMSQYKGVTVRMVDADMAREVYDVRLLLEPEALRRSVRRGASLDAARDALKRADEASDTAERSLANREFHRALYLPCGNPLLGRMLDEVRDQAALVSAVAWAADPSWEREATEHREILRLALGGDADGAASALHAHIASFVRRAFPATEAAEPEAQGEDGQA; from the coding sequence ATGACCTCTGTGCCCACGCCGATCCCCTCCCGCACGCAGTACGTGCTGGAGGGGATCAAACACCGCATCCTCACCGGGCAGCTGACGCCCGGCCAGGCCCTGGTGGAGACCGAACTCGCCGCACAGTTCGGGGTGTCGAAGACCCCCGTGCGCGAGGCGCTCAAGACCCTGGCCGGGACCGGGCTCGTCGTGATGAGCCAGTACAAGGGCGTCACGGTGCGCATGGTGGACGCGGACATGGCGCGCGAGGTCTACGACGTCCGGCTGCTCCTGGAGCCGGAGGCGCTGCGGCGCTCGGTGCGGCGCGGGGCCTCCCTGGACGCCGCGCGCGACGCGCTGAAGCGGGCCGACGAGGCGAGCGACACCGCCGAACGCTCCCTGGCCAACCGGGAGTTCCACCGCGCCCTGTACCTGCCGTGCGGCAACCCGCTGCTCGGCCGGATGCTCGACGAGGTCCGCGACCAGGCCGCCCTCGTCTCCGCCGTCGCCTGGGCCGCCGATCCCTCCTGGGAGCGGGAGGCCACCGAGCACCGGGAGATCCTGCGGCTCGCCCTCGGAGGCGACGCCGACGGGGCCGCGAGCGCCCTCCATGCCCACATCGCGTCGTTCGTGCGACGGGCCTTCCCCGCGACCGAAGCGGCGGAGCCGGAGGCCCAGGGAGAGGACGGTCAGGCATGA
- a CDS encoding zinc-dependent alcohol dehydrogenase family protein, with protein sequence MKAAVIESVGRAVVSEVPDPTPGPREVVVEVAACGLCGTDLHILQGEFAPKLPIVPGHEFAGEVVGVGTQVTELAVGDRVAVDPSLYCHECRYCRTGHNNLCERWAAIGVTTAGGAAQYAVAPVANCVKLPEHVRTQDAALVEPLSCAVRGYDVLRSRLGAHVLIYGSGTMGLMMLELAKRTGAASVDVVDVNAARLETARRLGVSGSAANADELDRPQGWDVVVDATGNAAAIQDGLERVAKAGTFLQFGVADYATRVTIDPYRIYNQELTITGSMAVLHSFERAAELFANGVLNPEVFISDRLPLERYPQALEQFAAGVGRKIVVVP encoded by the coding sequence ATGAAGGCCGCCGTCATCGAGTCCGTGGGCCGCGCAGTCGTCTCCGAGGTCCCGGACCCGACGCCCGGGCCGCGCGAGGTGGTCGTGGAGGTCGCGGCCTGCGGTCTGTGCGGGACCGATCTGCACATCCTCCAGGGCGAATTCGCGCCCAAGCTGCCGATCGTGCCCGGGCACGAGTTCGCGGGCGAGGTCGTCGGAGTGGGTACGCAGGTCACGGAGCTGGCGGTCGGCGACCGGGTCGCCGTGGACCCGTCCCTGTACTGCCACGAGTGCCGGTACTGCCGTACGGGCCACAACAACCTGTGCGAACGATGGGCGGCGATCGGTGTGACGACGGCCGGCGGGGCCGCGCAGTACGCGGTCGCGCCGGTGGCGAACTGCGTGAAGCTCCCGGAGCACGTCCGCACCCAGGACGCGGCGTTGGTGGAGCCGCTGTCGTGCGCGGTGCGCGGCTACGACGTCCTGCGGTCCCGGCTGGGGGCGCACGTCCTGATCTACGGCTCGGGAACGATGGGCCTGATGATGCTGGAGCTGGCCAAGAGGACGGGAGCGGCCAGCGTGGACGTGGTGGACGTCAACGCGGCGCGGCTGGAGACGGCACGGCGGCTGGGTGTCTCGGGCTCGGCGGCGAACGCGGACGAACTGGACCGACCGCAGGGCTGGGACGTGGTCGTGGACGCCACGGGCAACGCGGCGGCGATCCAGGACGGCCTGGAGCGGGTGGCCAAGGCGGGGACGTTTCTGCAGTTCGGGGTGGCGGACTATGCGACGCGGGTCACGATCGATCCGTACCGGATCTACAACCAGGAGCTCACGATCACGGGTTCGATGGCGGTGCTGCACAGCTTCGAACGGGCGGCGGAGCTGTTCGCGAACGGGGTGTTGAACCCCGAGGTCTTCATCAGCGATCGCCTGCCTCTGGAGCGGTACCCGCAGGCGCTGGAGCAGTTCGCGGCGGGAGTGGGGCGGAAGATCGTGGTGGTGCCGTAG
- a CDS encoding carbohydrate ABC transporter permease codes for MTITTSARVAAATARPATRPPNRMRAWATRAPLLPALVFMIVVTQLPFVATLVISFFDWNALYPKDRHFTGVDNYRQVLTDPDLRHSVWTTVLLTATVVLVSLVVGLGIALLLNRKFRGRGVVRTMLIAPFLVVPVAAALLWKHVLYNPEYGLFNGLLHYVGGPQPDWISNTPLLAVEASLIWQWTPFMMLILLAGLQSRDHEQLEAARVDGASDWQIFRHLTLPHLRRYLELGALLGSIYIVQNFDAVFTLTSGGLGTANLPYTVYQSFYQAHENGLASAAGVLVVIGSIIIATFALRVVSSLFREEVSRA; via the coding sequence ATGACCATCACCACCTCCGCCCGGGTCGCCGCCGCCACCGCGCGGCCGGCGACCCGGCCGCCGAACCGTATGCGGGCGTGGGCCACCCGAGCGCCTCTGCTGCCCGCCCTGGTCTTCATGATCGTGGTGACCCAGCTGCCGTTCGTGGCCACGCTGGTGATCTCGTTCTTCGACTGGAACGCGCTCTACCCGAAGGACCGCCACTTCACGGGCGTCGACAACTACCGCCAAGTCCTCACAGACCCGGACCTGCGTCACTCGGTGTGGACGACGGTCCTGCTGACGGCCACGGTGGTTCTTGTCAGCCTGGTCGTGGGTCTCGGCATCGCGTTGCTGCTCAACCGGAAGTTCCGGGGCCGCGGCGTGGTTCGCACGATGCTGATCGCCCCGTTCCTGGTGGTGCCGGTGGCAGCCGCACTGCTCTGGAAACACGTGCTCTACAACCCTGAATACGGCCTGTTCAATGGTTTGTTGCACTATGTGGGCGGCCCCCAGCCAGACTGGATCTCCAACACCCCCCTGCTGGCGGTCGAGGCCTCGCTGATCTGGCAGTGGACGCCGTTCATGATGCTGATCCTGCTGGCGGGCCTGCAGAGCCGTGACCACGAGCAGCTCGAGGCCGCGCGGGTCGACGGCGCGAGCGACTGGCAGATCTTCCGCCACCTCACGCTCCCCCATCTGCGCCGCTACCTGGAACTCGGCGCCCTGCTGGGCTCGATCTACATCGTGCAGAACTTCGACGCCGTCTTCACGCTCACCTCGGGCGGCCTGGGCACCGCGAACCTCCCCTACACCGTCTACCAGAGCTTCTACCAGGCCCACGAGAACGGCCTCGCCTCCGCCGCCGGCGTCCTGGTCGTCATCGGTTCGATCATCATCGCGACCTTCGCCCTGCGCGTGGTGTCGTCCCTGTTCCGCGAGGAGGTGTCCCGCGCATGA
- a CDS encoding MFS transporter, whose amino-acid sequence MTTTWTAARVLRDRDAGLCLAGVVVSGFGTSALWLASGVWVKDLTGSDGLAALCLLALWAPVLAGPVLGTLADRVRRKPLLIATNLGLAALLLTLFTVRSRDGLWLLYAVLFVYGAAGIVHDAAESAVVAAAVDGSLLGDFNGLRMTATEGMKLVAPLAGAGIYAAYGGPCVAFLDAVTFVLATGLYALLRVHEDGPEPPTAGWRARTVEGARHLWRHERLRPLVLAGGSTMLFAGLNGAMVYAVVDGLGRSPAYAGVLFAVQGTGSVLIGTVSGPALRRLGERRFAACGIALFAAGVAFRAIPSDPVTLVCSAAIGAGLPCVLIAAFTAVQRETPGPLLGRAAATANTLLFGPNAVGLAVGAGLVEPVGHRPVLVVLGLVAPVAVAPLLQSPARASRTASRSPSDANPA is encoded by the coding sequence ATGACGACGACATGGACGGCGGCACGCGTGCTGCGCGACCGCGATGCGGGGCTCTGTCTGGCCGGGGTGGTGGTGTCCGGCTTCGGCACGTCGGCGCTGTGGCTGGCGTCCGGGGTGTGGGTCAAGGACCTCACGGGCTCGGACGGCCTGGCCGCGCTGTGCCTCCTCGCCCTGTGGGCGCCGGTCCTGGCCGGCCCGGTCCTGGGCACGCTTGCCGACCGCGTCCGCCGCAAGCCGCTGCTGATCGCCACGAATCTCGGCCTCGCGGCCCTCCTGCTGACGCTCTTCACCGTCCGTTCCCGGGACGGGCTGTGGCTGCTGTACGCGGTCCTGTTCGTCTACGGGGCGGCCGGGATCGTGCACGACGCGGCCGAGTCGGCGGTGGTCGCCGCCGCCGTCGACGGCTCGCTGCTCGGCGACTTCAACGGACTGAGGATGACGGCCACGGAGGGCATGAAGCTCGTCGCCCCGCTGGCCGGCGCGGGGATCTACGCGGCGTACGGCGGCCCCTGCGTGGCGTTCCTGGACGCCGTCACGTTCGTGCTCGCCACCGGCCTGTACGCGCTGCTGCGGGTCCACGAGGACGGACCGGAGCCGCCCACCGCCGGGTGGCGCGCCCGGACCGTCGAGGGCGCGCGTCATCTGTGGCGGCACGAGCGGCTGCGGCCGCTGGTCCTGGCGGGCGGGAGCACCATGCTGTTCGCCGGGCTCAACGGCGCGATGGTCTACGCGGTCGTGGACGGCCTCGGCCGCTCCCCCGCGTACGCCGGGGTGCTCTTCGCCGTCCAGGGCACCGGTTCGGTGCTGATCGGCACGGTCTCGGGCCCCGCCCTGCGCCGCCTGGGCGAACGCCGGTTCGCGGCCTGCGGCATCGCCCTGTTCGCCGCCGGCGTGGCGTTCAGGGCGATCCCGTCCGACCCGGTGACGCTGGTGTGCAGCGCGGCCATCGGTGCGGGACTGCCGTGTGTCCTGATCGCGGCGTTCACCGCGGTGCAGCGGGAGACGCCGGGCCCGCTGCTGGGCCGTGCGGCCGCCACGGCGAACACGCTGCTGTTCGGTCCGAACGCGGTCGGGCTGGCCGTCGGGGCCGGGCTCGTCGAACCGGTCGGCCACCGGCCGGTGCTGGTGGTGCTGGGCCTGGTAGCGCCGGTGGCGGTGGCGCCGCTGCTTCAGAGCCCCGCGAGAGCGTCCCGTACGGCGTCGAGGTCGCCGTCGGACGCCAACCCGGCGTGA
- a CDS encoding ABC transporter substrate-binding protein: MRSQSRRTPRALFAVAAVGTLITPLLAGCSGAGGAGGVGGGSAHAINVLMVNNPQMVELQKLTSDNFTKKTGIKVNFTVLPENDVRDKISQDFANQAGQYDVATLSNYEIPIYAKNGWLHALDSYVKSDSGFDQQDILAPMRQALTAADGKLYGEPFYGESSFLMYRKDVFQKKGLTMPAKPTWQQVADLAAKADGAEPGMKGICLRGLPGWGEVMAPLTTVVNTFGGTWFDKDWKARLDSPEFKQATQFYVDLVRKHGESGAPQSGFAECLNDMTQGKTAMWYDATSGAGSLEAAGSPVKGKIGYVPAPVEKTDSSGWLYTWAWGIQKASKNAGDAWKFISWASGKDYEKLVGEKAGWANVPAGKRSSTYDIPEYRKEAAAFADVTRDAIASAKPNDPGVQPRPAPGIQFVDIPEFTDLGTKVSQEISSAIAGRESVDSALKKSQALAEAVAKKYEGS; this comes from the coding sequence ATGCGAAGCCAGAGCCGACGAACACCCCGCGCCCTGTTTGCCGTGGCCGCCGTAGGAACGCTGATCACCCCGCTGCTCGCCGGCTGCTCGGGAGCCGGCGGCGCGGGCGGCGTGGGCGGCGGATCGGCCCATGCCATCAACGTCCTGATGGTGAACAACCCGCAGATGGTGGAGCTGCAGAAGCTCACCTCCGACAACTTCACGAAGAAGACCGGGATCAAGGTGAACTTCACCGTGCTGCCGGAGAACGACGTCCGCGACAAGATCAGCCAGGACTTCGCCAACCAGGCGGGCCAGTACGACGTCGCCACCCTCAGCAACTACGAGATCCCGATCTACGCCAAGAACGGCTGGCTCCACGCGCTCGACTCGTACGTCAAGAGCGACAGCGGCTTCGACCAGCAGGACATCCTCGCCCCGATGCGGCAGGCCCTCACCGCCGCGGACGGCAAGCTCTACGGCGAGCCCTTCTACGGCGAGTCCTCCTTCTTGATGTACCGCAAGGACGTATTCCAGAAGAAGGGCCTGACCATGCCGGCCAAGCCCACCTGGCAGCAGGTCGCCGACCTGGCCGCCAAGGCGGACGGCGCCGAGCCCGGCATGAAGGGCATCTGTCTGCGCGGGCTGCCCGGGTGGGGCGAGGTGATGGCTCCGCTGACCACCGTCGTCAACACCTTCGGAGGCACCTGGTTCGACAAGGACTGGAAAGCACGGCTGGACTCCCCGGAGTTCAAGCAGGCCACGCAGTTCTACGTGGATCTGGTGCGCAAGCACGGCGAGTCCGGCGCGCCTCAGTCCGGCTTCGCCGAGTGCCTGAACGACATGACGCAGGGCAAGACGGCGATGTGGTACGACGCCACCTCCGGCGCGGGTTCGCTGGAGGCCGCCGGATCCCCGGTCAAGGGCAAGATCGGCTACGTCCCGGCCCCGGTGGAGAAGACCGACAGCTCCGGCTGGCTCTACACCTGGGCGTGGGGCATCCAGAAGGCGTCGAAGAACGCCGGCGACGCCTGGAAGTTCATCTCATGGGCGTCCGGCAAGGACTACGAGAAGCTGGTGGGCGAGAAGGCAGGCTGGGCCAATGTGCCGGCCGGCAAGCGGTCGTCGACCTATGACATCCCGGAGTACCGCAAGGAGGCGGCCGCCTTCGCGGACGTCACCCGCGACGCCATAGCCAGTGCCAAGCCGAACGACCCGGGCGTGCAGCCCCGCCCCGCGCCCGGCATCCAGTTCGTCGACATCCCCGAGTTCACCGATCTGGGCACCAAGGTCTCGCAGGAGATCAGCTCCGCCATCGCGGGCCGGGAGTCCGTGGACAGCGCGCTGAAGAAGTCGCAAGCGCTCGCCGAGGCCGTCGCCAAGAAGTACGAGGGGTCATGA
- a CDS encoding carbohydrate ABC transporter permease translates to MSAVAARTATVRPRRRRGVGLGLLAWLVGLLFFLPIAWMALTSFHSEADAATNPPSFGAALTLDSYRDFFGAGGGASPWPALINSTMASVVSTLCVLLLALPAAYALSIRRVEKWTDVLFFFLSTKMLPVVAGLLPVYLFAKNAGMLDNIWLLVILYTSMNLPIAVWMMQSFLAEVPVAVIEAARVDGARLPTVLTRVVAPIALPGIAATALICFIFSWNELLFARVLTGVVAETAPVFLTGFITSQGLFLAKVCAASLVISLPVLAAGFAAQDKLVQGLSLGAVK, encoded by the coding sequence ATGAGCGCCGTCGCCGCACGCACCGCCACCGTACGCCCCCGCCGTCGCCGCGGAGTCGGGCTCGGCCTGCTGGCCTGGCTGGTCGGTCTGCTGTTCTTCCTGCCCATCGCCTGGATGGCCCTGACGTCGTTCCACTCCGAGGCGGACGCCGCGACGAACCCGCCGTCCTTCGGGGCCGCCCTGACCCTGGACAGCTACCGGGACTTCTTCGGCGCGGGCGGCGGCGCGAGCCCCTGGCCGGCGTTGATCAACTCGACCATGGCGTCGGTGGTCTCGACCCTGTGCGTGCTCCTGCTGGCCCTCCCCGCCGCGTACGCCCTGTCCATCCGCCGGGTGGAGAAGTGGACGGACGTCCTGTTCTTCTTCCTGTCCACCAAGATGCTGCCGGTGGTGGCGGGCCTGCTGCCCGTCTACCTGTTCGCGAAGAACGCCGGGATGCTCGACAACATCTGGCTGCTCGTCATCCTCTACACGTCCATGAACCTGCCGATCGCGGTGTGGATGATGCAGTCGTTCCTCGCCGAGGTGCCGGTCGCGGTGATCGAGGCGGCTCGGGTGGACGGGGCGCGCCTGCCGACGGTCCTTACGCGGGTGGTGGCCCCGATCGCGCTGCCGGGAATCGCGGCAACGGCGTTGATCTGCTTCATCTTCAGCTGGAACGAGCTGCTCTTCGCCCGGGTGCTCACCGGCGTGGTGGCCGAGACGGCCCCCGTCTTCCTGACCGGCTTCATCACCAGCCAGGGCCTGTTCCTGGCGAAGGTGTGCGCCGCGTCGCTCGTCATCTCCCTGCCGGTGCTCGCGGCGGGGTTCGCCGCCCAGGACAAACTGGTCCAGGGCCTGTCGTTGGGAGCCGTGAAATGA
- a CDS encoding 5-dehydro-4-deoxyglucarate dehydratase encodes MTSALLAARLGIPSGPLFFPVTAYGPDGTLALDVYRAHVRGGVEAGAAAVFACCGTGEFHALTPEEFEACVRVAVEATDGRVPVVAGAGYGTALAVRYAKLAEAAGADGLLAMPPYLVVAGQEGLLRHYRELAAATSLPTVVYQRDNAVFTPGTVVELARTDGVIGLKDGLGDLDLMQRIVSAVRSEVPGDFLYFNGLPTAEQTQLAYRGIGVTLYSSAVFCFAPEIALAFHRALTSGDDTTVNRLLDGFYRPFVELRSRGRGYAVSLVKAGVRLRGLDVGEVRPPLHEPSEDHVKQLAALIDHGYALLEEGM; translated from the coding sequence GTGACGTCAGCCCTTCTCGCCGCTCGACTCGGCATCCCGAGCGGGCCGCTGTTCTTCCCCGTCACCGCGTACGGGCCCGACGGCACCCTCGCGCTCGACGTCTACCGCGCCCATGTGCGGGGAGGGGTCGAGGCGGGCGCCGCCGCCGTGTTCGCGTGCTGCGGCACGGGTGAGTTCCACGCGCTGACGCCCGAGGAATTCGAGGCCTGCGTACGGGTGGCCGTCGAGGCGACCGACGGACGGGTTCCGGTCGTGGCGGGCGCCGGCTACGGGACCGCGCTCGCCGTGCGCTACGCCAAGCTCGCGGAGGCCGCCGGGGCGGACGGGCTGCTCGCCATGCCTCCCTACCTCGTGGTCGCGGGCCAGGAGGGGCTGCTGCGGCACTACCGGGAGCTGGCCGCCGCGACCTCGCTGCCGACCGTCGTCTACCAGCGCGACAACGCCGTGTTCACGCCCGGGACGGTGGTGGAACTCGCCCGTACGGACGGTGTCATCGGCCTCAAGGACGGGCTCGGCGACCTGGATCTGATGCAGCGCATCGTCAGCGCCGTGCGCAGCGAGGTCCCGGGCGACTTCCTCTACTTCAACGGCCTGCCGACCGCCGAGCAGACCCAGCTCGCCTACCGCGGCATCGGTGTCACGCTGTACTCGTCCGCCGTGTTCTGCTTCGCCCCGGAGATCGCCCTCGCCTTCCACCGCGCGCTCACCTCCGGCGACGACACCACCGTGAACCGGCTCCTCGACGGCTTCTACCGCCCGTTCGTCGAACTGCGCTCCCGCGGCCGCGGCTACGCCGTGTCCCTCGTCAAGGCGGGCGTACGGCTGCGCGGCCTCGACGTCGGCGAGGTGCGGCCGCCCCTGCACGAGCCGTCCGAGGACCACGTCAAACAACTCGCCGCACTGATCGACCACGGGTACGCGCTGCTCGAGGAGGGCATGTGA
- a CDS encoding dihydrodipicolinate synthase family protein: MTTTFETQRTALADVVAIPVTPFTEDGRVDQTAHRALLRRLLDGGVRTLTPNGNTGEFYALTPEERRLVTELTVQEAGERAAILVGVGHDVPTAVASARHARELGAQMVMVHQPVHPYVSAAGWVDYHRAIAEAVPELGVVPYIRNAQLSGARLAELADHCPNVIGVKYAVPDAAKFAAFARDAGLDRFVWVAGLAEPYAPSYFSAGATGFTSGLVNVAPSVSLNMIEALRSGDYPAAMKVWEQIRRFEELRAANGSADNVTVVKEALASLGLCRRDVRPPSRALPEEERAEVAAIAAGWSV; encoded by the coding sequence ATGACAACGACGTTCGAGACCCAGCGGACGGCATTGGCCGACGTGGTGGCGATCCCGGTGACCCCGTTCACCGAGGACGGCCGCGTGGACCAGACCGCCCACCGGGCCCTGCTGCGTCGCCTGCTCGACGGTGGGGTGAGGACCCTGACGCCCAACGGAAACACCGGCGAGTTCTACGCCCTCACCCCCGAGGAGCGGCGCCTCGTCACCGAACTGACCGTCCAGGAGGCGGGGGAGCGGGCCGCGATCCTGGTCGGGGTGGGACACGACGTGCCCACCGCCGTCGCCTCCGCGCGGCACGCCCGCGAGCTCGGCGCCCAGATGGTGATGGTCCACCAGCCCGTCCACCCGTACGTCTCGGCCGCCGGCTGGGTCGACTACCACCGCGCGATCGCCGAGGCCGTGCCCGAACTGGGCGTCGTCCCCTACATCCGCAACGCCCAGCTGTCCGGCGCGCGGCTCGCCGAGCTCGCCGACCACTGCCCGAACGTCATCGGGGTGAAGTACGCCGTCCCGGACGCCGCGAAGTTCGCGGCCTTCGCCCGCGACGCCGGTCTGGACCGGTTCGTCTGGGTGGCCGGCCTCGCCGAACCGTACGCGCCTTCCTACTTCTCGGCGGGCGCCACGGGCTTCACCTCGGGGCTCGTGAACGTCGCCCCGTCCGTCTCGCTGAACATGATCGAAGCGCTTCGATCGGGCGACTACCCGGCCGCCATGAAGGTCTGGGAACAGATCCGCCGCTTCGAGGAGCTGCGCGCGGCGAACGGCTCCGCCGACAACGTCACCGTCGTCAAGGAGGCCCTCGCCTCCCTGGGCCTGTGCCGCCGGGACGTGCGCCCGCCGAGCAGGGCGCTGCCCGAGGAGGAGCGTGCGGAGGTCGCCGCCATAGCCGCCGGGTGGTCCGTATGA
- a CDS encoding NAD-dependent epimerase/dehydratase family protein: MPAPRTVLLTGAAGGLGTLMRGLLPQYGYRLRLLDLLPIEGEPGAITADLADKDAVREAVRGVDAIIHLAGISLESTFEKILKANIEGTYNVYEAAREEGVRRIVFASSNHAVGFTPRPQGDDPLIPIDTPRRPDTFYGLSKSFGEDLAQFYWDKHGLETVSVRIGSCFPEPTSVRMLSVWMSPEDGARLFHAALTAEDVGHTVVYGSSANTRLWWDLTTARALGYEPQDDSEPYAEKLIAEQGGLDPDNPAHAHLGGHFVTDPPIWPY; this comes from the coding sequence ATGCCCGCTCCCCGCACCGTTCTGCTCACCGGCGCCGCCGGCGGACTCGGCACCCTGATGCGGGGACTGCTGCCCCAGTACGGCTACCGACTGCGCCTCCTCGACCTGCTGCCGATCGAGGGCGAGCCGGGCGCGATCACCGCGGATCTCGCGGACAAGGACGCCGTGCGCGAGGCCGTACGGGGCGTCGACGCGATCATCCACCTCGCGGGCATCTCCCTGGAGTCCACGTTCGAGAAGATCCTGAAGGCGAACATCGAGGGCACGTACAACGTGTACGAGGCGGCGCGCGAGGAAGGCGTACGCCGGATCGTGTTCGCCTCCTCCAACCACGCGGTCGGCTTCACCCCGCGCCCCCAGGGCGACGACCCGCTGATTCCGATCGACACCCCGCGCCGCCCCGACACCTTCTACGGACTGTCCAAGTCCTTCGGCGAGGACCTGGCCCAGTTCTACTGGGACAAGCACGGCCTGGAGACCGTGTCGGTGCGCATCGGCTCCTGCTTCCCGGAGCCCACCAGCGTCCGCATGCTCTCCGTCTGGATGAGCCCCGAGGACGGCGCCCGCCTCTTCCATGCCGCCCTGACCGCCGAGGACGTCGGCCACACCGTCGTCTACGGCTCCTCGGCCAACACCCGCCTGTGGTGGGACCTGACCACCGCGCGGGCCCTCGGCTACGAACCGCAGGACGACTCCGAGCCGTACGCCGAGAAGCTCATCGCCGAGCAGGGCGGGCTGGACCCGGACAACCCGGCGCACGCACACCTGGGCGGCCACTTCGTCACGGACCCGCCCATCTGGCCGTACTGA
- a CDS encoding DeoR/GlpR family DNA-binding transcription regulator, with product MTDRTAEERQREIVRAARRTGSVDVTTLAAELGVAKETVRRDLRALEDHGLVRRTHGGAYPVESAGFETTLAFRATSHVPEKRRIASAAADLLGDAETVFVDEGFTPQLIAEALPRDRPLTVVTASLATAGALAEAENTTVLLLGGRVRHGTLATVDHWTTKMLAGFVIDLAYIGANGISREHGLTTPDPAVSEVKAQAVRASRRTVFAGVHTKFGAVSFCRFAEIGELEAIVTSTLLPTSEAHRYSLQGPQVIRV from the coding sequence ATGACGGACAGGACCGCGGAGGAACGCCAGCGCGAGATCGTCAGAGCCGCCCGTCGCACGGGCTCGGTCGACGTCACCACACTCGCCGCGGAGCTGGGAGTGGCGAAGGAGACCGTACGACGCGACTTGCGCGCCCTGGAGGACCACGGCCTGGTCCGCCGCACCCACGGCGGGGCCTACCCCGTGGAGAGCGCCGGTTTCGAGACGACCCTCGCCTTCCGCGCCACCAGCCACGTACCCGAGAAGCGCCGGATCGCGTCCGCCGCGGCCGACCTGCTCGGGGACGCCGAGACCGTCTTCGTCGACGAGGGGTTCACTCCGCAGCTCATCGCCGAGGCGCTGCCGCGGGACCGGCCGCTGACCGTGGTCACCGCGTCCCTGGCCACCGCGGGCGCGCTCGCGGAGGCCGAGAACACCACCGTCCTGCTGCTGGGCGGCCGGGTGCGGCACGGCACGCTCGCCACCGTCGACCACTGGACGACGAAGATGCTGGCCGGTTTCGTCATCGACCTGGCGTACATCGGCGCCAACGGCATCTCCCGCGAACACGGCCTGACCACCCCCGACCCCGCGGTCAGCGAGGTCAAGGCGCAGGCGGTCCGCGCCTCCCGGCGCACGGTGTTCGCGGGGGTGCACACCAAGTTCGGGGCGGTCAGCTTCTGCCGGTTCGCCGAGATCGGCGAACTCGAGGCGATCGTCACGAGCACGCTGCTGCCCACCTCCGAAGCCCACCGCTACTCACTACAGGGCCCGCAGGTCATCCGCGTCTGA